Below is a window of Gemmatimonadales bacterium DNA.
GCTGGTACGCGTTCCTCCAGAAGCACCGCGTCACGGTCTGGTACTCCGCGCCGACCGCGATCCGGCTGCTGATGCGCGAGGGCACGGAGCTGGTGCGGAAGTACGACCTCTCCTCGCTCCGGCACCTGTGCAGCGTGGGGGAGCCGCTCAACGCCGAGGCGGTGATCTGGTCGCAGGAGGCGTTCGGGCGCCCCTTCCACGACACGTTCTGGCAGACCGAGACCGGCTGCATCGTCATCACCAACCTGCCGGGGATGCCGGTGCGTCCCGGCTCGATGGGCAAGCCGTTCCCGGGCATCGAGGCCACGGTCCTCGATCCCCGGACGCACGAGCCGCACGCGGCGCCGGGGCGGGTGGGACTCATCGCCCTCAGGCCCGGCTGGCCCTCGATGATGCGGAGCTACTGGAAGAACCCCACCGCCTACCAGAACAAGTTCAAGAACGGCTGGTACCTGTGCGGCGACCGGGCCTCGATCGACCCGGACGGCTACTTCTGGTTCGTGGGCCGCGACGACGACGTGATCAACACCGGCGGCCACCTGGTGGGGCCGTTCGAGATCGAGTCGGCGCTGCTGGAGCACCCGGCCGTGGCCGAATCCGCGGCGGTGGCGAAGCCCGACCCGATCAACATGGAGGTCGTGAAGGCGTTCGTGGCCCTGAAGCGCGGGTTCGAGCCCACCGCCGACCTCGAGCTGGACATCATGAACACCATCCGGCGCAAGCTCTCGCCGCTGGCGATGCCGCAGGAGATCGAATTCGTCGCGTCGCTGCCCAAGACGCGGAGCGGGAAGATCGTGCGGCGCATCCTGCGCGCCAAGGAGTTCGGCGAGCCCGTGGGCGACGTATCCACCCTGATGGAGGAGTGAGATGGACGACCTCTCCAAGGTCATCCTCGACTACGTGAAGCGCGAGTACATCGAGGAAGGGGACGACCGCGAGGTGGGCGTGGACACGGCGCTCATCAGCGGCGGCATCGTGGACAGCTTCTCGATGGTGTCGCTCAAGCGGTTCGTCGAGAAGAAGTACGCGATCCAGATCCCGGACGCCGACGCCACGCCGGCGGCGTTCGACAGCGTGACGAAGATCGCGGAGCTGGTGCGGCGGTTCCAGCAGGTGCACGCGTGACGGTGGAAGGCCGCCCGGCAGGTGGTCGGGTCGGTTAGCCTGGCGCACTGAGCAGGAGGACGACATGGCATACGGAACCAAGGCCCGCGAGTGGTACCAGTCGGAGCTGGCGGGCATAAAGGACGCCGGGCTGCTCAAGGAAGAGCGCTACATCAGGAGCCGCCAGGACGCCGAGATCGACGTGGAGTTCCCGGCCGGCTCCAAGCCGCGGCACGTCATCAACCTGTGCGCCAACAACTACCTCGGCCTGTCGAGCCATCCCGAGGTGGTCGAGGCGGCGCGGAGGGGGCTCGACGCCCGCGGCTACGGGATGTCGTCGGTGCGGTTCATCTGCGGCACCCAGGACATCCACCGCGACCTCGAGCGGCGGCTCACCGCGTTCCTCGGCACCGAGGACACGCTCCTCTTCCCGAGCTGCATGGACGCCAACGCGGGCGTGTTCGAGGCGATCCTCGGCGAGCAGGACGTCACCATCGCCGACCGGCTGATCCATGCCTCGCTGGTGGACGGCATCCGGCTGTGCAAGGCGACCCAGGACTCCTTCAAGCACT
It encodes the following:
- the acsA gene encoding acetate--CoA ligase, which translates into the protein MAAPTLAPSSWESAEHELGYRSGDPLNIGWHCSDRLCELGLGDTVALRWENHEGRERTYSYDDLRIATNTLAAWLVRLGLEPGERICLFMDRVPELYLGFLGILKMGGIAQPLFSAFGEESLHTRLDNAGTAAIITQKKHVLKVRKIRGSLPSLRHVIVVDAPESALKAGEIALALDDLPPVGQFDAYPSTAETPSVLHYTSGTTGQPKGAQHVHYSLISQYLTSRVVLDLKPGDIYWCNADPGWVTGTSYGIIGPWACGVTQVVLDAGFQADRWYAFLQKHRVTVWYSAPTAIRLLMREGTELVRKYDLSSLRHLCSVGEPLNAEAVIWSQEAFGRPFHDTFWQTETGCIVITNLPGMPVRPGSMGKPFPGIEATVLDPRTHEPHAAPGRVGLIALRPGWPSMMRSYWKNPTAYQNKFKNGWYLCGDRASIDPDGYFWFVGRDDDVINTGGHLVGPFEIESALLEHPAVAESAAVAKPDPINMEVVKAFVALKRGFEPTADLELDIMNTIRRKLSPLAMPQEIEFVASLPKTRSGKIVRRILRAKEFGEPVGDVSTLMEE